In Diachasmimorpha longicaudata isolate KC_UGA_2023 chromosome 4, iyDiaLong2, whole genome shotgun sequence, a single genomic region encodes these proteins:
- the LOC135161530 gene encoding uncharacterized protein LOC135161530: MAGEIREALLYDFNYNLFVANTMLPNVRNVEERQNAVKWLRFLKANAKTLPELRLRNEFMSHLVKGVQAGVLAAPFDNPPSNVPLMSMISLLPPEDFDNDDDPTACRGSRRRSTLMQKSPDAGDFLAAQPIPDVGAFCYIAVLTKKNS; this comes from the exons ATGGCTGGGGAAATTCGCGAAGCACTTCTGTATGATTTTAATTATAACTTGTTTGTTGCTAATACGATGCTGCCGAATGTCAGAAATGTCGAGG AAAGACAAAATGCTGTTAAATGGTTGAGATTCTTGAAGGCTAATGCGAAGACACTTCCAGAGTTGAGGCTGCGGAATGAATTCATGAGTCACCTGGTTAAAGGTGTTCAAGCTGGTGTGCTGGCTGCACCTTTTGATAATCCTCCATCGAATGTACCCCTCATGTCGATGATTTCACTGCTG CCCCCAGAGGACTTTGACAACGACGACGATCCGACAGCTTGTCGAGGCTCTCGAAGAAGATCTACGCTAATGCAAAAGTCTCCAGACGCTGGTGATTTCCTCGCTGCGCAGCCCATTCCTGATGTTGGGGCCTTTTGTTACATTGCAGTTCTCACCAAAAAGAATAGCTAA